Proteins from a genomic interval of Verrucomicrobiota bacterium:
- a CDS encoding DUF1501 domain-containing protein, protein MQHHAPRLEDQFLTRREFLCRCGMGMGALSLASILHSTGVLAPNAQANPASLSPLMPKGPHFAGKAKRVIHLFMNGGPSQVDTFDPKPMLEKYAGKALPRENLRTERRTGAAFPSPYKFKKYGQSGIEVSEIFPHVGECIDDIAVIRSMHADVPNHEPSLLLMNCGEARLIRPSLGSWVTYGLGSENQNLPGFVVMCPGGYPIQESQNWQAGFLPGAYQGTYIDSQHTRIEKLIEHIKSNSSSLAEQRAQLDLLQQLNERHRRRREQDAQLEARIQSFELAYRMQMDATDAFDVSREPEHIRKMYGEGTQARQILIARRLLERGVRFVQLWHGAGQPWDNHDDLDVNHRRLAKQCDQAIGALLKDLKQRGMLEDTLVIWGGEFGRTPTVELPTPGSNAGKINGRDHNHYGFTMWLAGGGARGGYVHGATDEFGFQAAENKVHVHDLHATILKLLGFDHEKLTFRHAGRDFRLTDVQGHVVNELIA, encoded by the coding sequence ATGCAGCATCACGCGCCACGCCTGGAAGACCAATTCTTAACTCGCCGCGAATTCCTGTGCCGTTGCGGCATGGGCATGGGCGCTTTAAGCCTCGCTTCGATTTTGCACTCGACAGGCGTGCTGGCTCCGAACGCGCAAGCGAACCCGGCTTCGCTTTCTCCGTTAATGCCTAAAGGGCCGCATTTCGCCGGCAAAGCAAAGCGGGTGATCCACCTCTTCATGAACGGCGGGCCGTCGCAGGTGGATACCTTCGATCCCAAGCCGATGCTGGAAAAATATGCCGGCAAGGCTCTGCCTCGGGAGAATCTTCGGACCGAACGCCGGACTGGCGCGGCGTTTCCGTCGCCGTATAAGTTCAAGAAATACGGCCAGAGCGGCATTGAAGTGAGCGAAATCTTCCCGCACGTCGGCGAGTGCATTGACGATATCGCGGTGATCCGGTCCATGCACGCGGACGTTCCGAACCATGAACCGTCGCTCCTGCTGATGAATTGCGGCGAGGCGCGGCTGATTCGCCCCAGTTTGGGTTCGTGGGTGACGTATGGCCTGGGCAGCGAGAACCAGAATTTGCCGGGGTTTGTCGTGATGTGCCCTGGGGGGTATCCGATTCAGGAATCGCAAAACTGGCAGGCGGGCTTTTTGCCGGGGGCTTACCAGGGCACTTACATCGACAGCCAGCACACCCGGATCGAGAAGCTGATCGAGCACATCAAAAGCAACAGCAGTTCGCTGGCGGAACAGCGGGCGCAACTGGACCTCCTTCAGCAACTCAACGAACGGCATCGCCGCCGGCGCGAGCAGGACGCGCAACTGGAAGCGCGCATCCAATCCTTCGAACTGGCGTATCGCATGCAAATGGACGCGACGGACGCCTTCGATGTGAGCCGCGAGCCGGAACACATTCGCAAGATGTACGGCGAGGGCACGCAGGCGCGGCAAATCCTGATCGCGCGGCGGCTGCTCGAACGCGGAGTCCGTTTCGTGCAATTGTGGCACGGCGCCGGGCAGCCGTGGGATAACCATGATGATCTGGACGTGAATCATCGCCGGCTCGCCAAGCAATGCGATCAAGCCATCGGCGCGTTGCTGAAGGATCTGAAGCAACGCGGAATGTTGGAGGACACGCTCGTGATCTGGGGCGGAGAATTCGGGCGCACGCCTACAGTCGAACTTCCCACGCCCGGCTCAAATGCGGGGAAGATCAATGGCCGGGACCACAATCATTACGGCTTCACCATGTGGCTGGCGGGAGGCGGCGCGCGGGGCGGCTACGTTCACGGCGCCACGGACGAATTTGGTTTTCAGGCGGCGGAGAACAAGGTGCATGTCCACGATCTGCACGCGACAATTCTCAAATTGCTCGGCTTCGATCACGAGAAACTGACGTTCCGTCATGCGGGGCGGGATTTTCGGCTGACGGATGTGCAGGGGCACGTGGTGAACGAGTTGATCGCGTAG